The region TCATATACCCATTTCGTTTTTGGCAAGGATGTGACGGCATGAAAAAAACAATGACAGCACTGATCAATACTTGCTTAATTTTTATAATCCCTTTGTTAGCCTGGTGTTTTGTCGCACCCTTTTTAAGCGGCACTCGCTACTATTATCTAGCCGCTAACATTGCGACTGTTCTACTTTTGTTTTCCATATCACTGTGGGGAGTTTTCAGGACAACGGTCGGGTGGCATCTGGTTGTGCGTTTGTTTTTGGGCAGTATCATTTGGGCGATTCTATTTCTTTTCTTTTTTCTTTGGTCAGCCGCGGTGGCTCTTTCGGGCGCGACAACAATGCCGTAGCTCGTTAGCCAAACTTCAGCTTCTGATTGATGCTCAATTCGTCCTGAGTCATCCGGCCATGAATCGATACACCGGAATCGGCTTATTTCACCAGAAACGGGCGTCCCTCAATGCGCCACGTCTCAGTAAATCCTACCGCTCCAAACCAGCTTTTGGGCTCGCCATCTGCTATCGACCAGACGCTATCCATACGCAAAAAATAAATATTGATGTCACATTGCCATCCCCCAGAATTGTCCTACGCTGCATTTGTTTCAGAAGGCAAATCGCTTATCCACTGCGTTAAAAGGAGCTTCACATGGGATGGTTTGACACTGTTTTGTCGATCGGCACCACCATTGGACGAGTTGCAGGTGCCCTCTCGGGTGTGCCGACGCAAAAATGCATTAGCTTTGGTCCTACAGGTGACATCAACCCTCAGTTTGGCAGCGTCGGTTTTTTCGTCGATGCCAACGGCAACACCCAAGCATTTAATAATTCGATGAGCGCTTCAGTCGGACTTAGCTTTCCGGGCGACCCGCTGCTGGGGGACGGATCAACGGACATCATCCTAGCTCCGACTCAAAAAATTGAAATGGGCCCAGCTTTTAATAGTGCGGCGGCAGCGGGATTTGATAATTTTCAGATCATGCCAACTCTATCGTTGACGGCAGATTCCAATAATGTCGGTGGTTCCGGTGGCTCCAATATACATTCCTCGACCACACAAACTGCTACAACCGGCCTGGCTGTGAAGGTTGGGCCTTATCTCAGTGCGACCTTAAATACTTCAAATCGCACATTACAGATAGCGGTAATTGGAACATTGGCTCTCACTGGAATCGTTCTCCTGAATGTTCGTGGTGCTGGTGACACGGTCGTGAAGATCATTAATGCAGTCAGAAAACCTTCTGACGCAAATTCCGATAATCCGCAAACTATTACCGTGGACATCCCCGTCGGACTAAATATTGATAACGGCTTGACGTTCATCGAGATCGACGCTGCTGTTGAGGGGGCGCTCAGCACCTTTGTGCCAGATCACTATCCGGCAAAATCAGTAAAATTGACCGAAGCTGATCATGCACTGATCGCAGCCATGACCGCAGTCCAATAATATGACTTTCACTATCCTCGACAAGTCCCTTCCAGTGGGCCAGGTAAATCAACCGTATAGCTTCACTTTAGCCGCAACAGGCGGTACGAAGCCGTACATTTGGTCGTGTTTATTACCAGAGGGGCTGTCGATCGATAGTGCAAGCGGTGCGATTCAAGGCACCGTCAAAACGGTGATCGCACAAACAGTCCTGGTAAAAGTTAAAGACAGTGGAAGTCCGCCCATGTCTTCGACGGCCTACTTTCAGCTTACTGTAACGGCAGAAACGCTTGCGATCAAAACAAGCAATCTTCCTGCCGGTGAAGTTAGCCAGGTATATTTCACGAGTATTTTGGCCGTCGGCGGCCAGACGCCTTACACCTTCTCAATTCTAAGTGGCACCCTTCCCCTCGGGCTTATTTTTGATGGTTCAGGAACCATTAGTGGCGTACCGTCGTCCGGTTCTTCGACACTGGTCTTCGGTGTAACCGATTTTCTTGGTGTACAAGCACAAAAAAACCTGACTATTTCCGTCGCATCGCCGGTTGTGATTACATCCAAGAGCCTAATCACCGGGATAACAGGTTCGCCTTATATGGCAACACTTAGTGTCTCAGGCGGACAAGCACCCTTCTTATTTTCAATAGTCAGCGGGGCGTTACCACCGGGGATCACGATGTCCCCCTCCGGAGTTATTTCTGGAGTTTGCACTTCAGTGGCGACTGCAGTTTTTGTTGTTTCGGTAACAGATGCTTTTAGCGCTAGCGCCACAGGTAGTTTGAGCCTGACAGTCGAATCCAAACCGATTATCAGTACAACGTCGCTCCCCCCCGCAGTTATAGACACTGCATATTTCTTTAAAATTACGGCTTCCGGAGGACATGAACCTTATACCTGGTCGCTTCCTGGCGGCGGTCCAGATTTTAGTATCAGCCAATCAGGTGAAATCACAGGAACTCCGAAACAGCTACACGCCTACTCAATGAGTATAAAAATCATCGATGGCTTGGGAGTTATAGCAACCGCCGATCTAATTCTGAATGTGAAACCGCTAGGCCAGTGGACAAGTCTTTACACAGACAAAAACCTCACGCAAAGCACTGCCATGTCACTCATTGACGGAACATTTGTCATGGTGAGTGGACTTCAAATAGGGCTTCCACGAGCATGGTCTTCGGGCGACGGTCGTGTGTGGAAAAACATCGATTGCACCCCACTAAATAAAGTCATCGTTGCATTGGCAATGACCAGTGGGGCAGGAAAGGTGTGGCTTTCTGGGTCAGGATGGAATGACTCACTTGGTTATATTTATAGCTTCGACCCCCCATCAGGGAAATGGTCCTTAGTTACAAATTCAGCACCGTTCGGACGCACCGGAATGTCTGCGCTGGTTTGGTTTAACAACCAACTATGGGCTATTAGCTCTTCGGCAAATCTTGGGCAGTCCTCAAATCAAGTTTGGTCGTCCAGCGACGGCGTCACATGGCATCAGCAGCCATCACCGCCTTGGAGTTCAAGGACATACGTTGGTGCGGCGGCCCTTCACGGGCGACTCTGGATATGTGGAGGTCAGCAAGGATGGCGCTCACCCAATGTTGAAACCGATGACATCTGGTCAACAGCCGATGGGCTCAATTGGAGGCAAGAAGGACCTCCGCCATGGGCAGGGCAAAAAGATGTATGCGGTATAACACTCATTCCCACCGCTACTCATTTCTATGCGATCACAGCAAATGGGGATATTTTGGCGAACCAGTCCTTATTTTTGTGGACTATGCGGCCTGATGGCACTTGGTCCGACATCAATAGCGATACTGGTTTCTGGATTAACAACGGCTATCCAGTTGGTTTTGTTGCGACGGATGAACAAGTAATTGGCGCCAGTGGCTACCAGAGCCAAGTTCGTATGTATACGCCGAACTAGAATCACTTGCTGAGAGCGAACCGGTATTCGGCGTCAGAATTGCCGGTTCGCTCTCAGCAACAATGTTTATCTTTTACCTAGGGAAGGTCTGAAGTAGGCAGGCGTTTTTAACGGCCCTTTTGCTTGAGGCTCAAAAAATGTCGACTCAAGCGAAAATTAGTCCTTTCTCTTTCTCAGCTTCTCTTTTTTCTGCGAACAAGCGCTTTTCGTAAGCGATCCACGAACTACACCTACCTCCAGATGAGGCCGTCGTTTACCGTGGCATCTCTGGCGAGCAGTTCCATGGCAGCAAGGCTTCGTAGTCCCCAACCGATTGTGCCTGCGGCAGTCTTTCCAGTACGTGGCGCAGCCACGTATAAGGCTCCTGGCCGTTGACCTTGGCGGTCTCGACCAAACTGTAGATCTGCGCACTGGCGGTGGCACCCTTGGGCGTGTCGCTGAACAGCCATGCTTTGCGCCCGATTACAAACGGCTTTATCGCGCGCTCCGCCGCGTTGTTATCGATCGGTAAAAAACCGGCCTCCACGTATCGCTCCAGACGGCTCCAGTTGTTGGCCAAATAATTCACGGCTTTACCCAACACACTTTGCGGCGTCACTTGGGACTGTGTTTTATCCAACCAGCTTTTCAACTGCCCCAGGATCGGCAGGCTCTTCTCCTGACGACCGATAAAACGCTGTTCATCGCTAACGTCCTTGAGTTCACGCTCGATGCCGTACAGCGTCCTGCTTTGGTGTCCGCTTTGGTTTGTTTCTGGGCTTTTTCCGCGTCTGGTAAACTTCTGACGCATGGGTCTGCTGTTTTGAACATATTTGTGCATTTCTTTTGTAATCGTCAGTCCATCACATATGCAATCTTTTCATAAAGCCTTAATTTTCCGGCTTAGAATGGTATTGATCCATCCCATTTGGCGATTTTCAGTCTCCAGCACTTCTTCTGCTATCAGGTTGTCTCAGACATTCAGTCCATCAGCTCAGCCCTTTGGACTCCTTGTTTTTATATGTTGATTCACTGGACTTCCAGAAATGCATCAATTGAACTAATTATCTGAGTTTGAGACCTTCCACTTCTGGTGTGGAGTGTTCTTCACTGTGGATGGTATTTCTTCATTTGTTATTTGTCTTAGAATAACTCCGCTTTGGTATCAGCTCAGCACAGATTTCTTCAAAGCAACAGAATTCCATGGTGAATATCAGCATTCACCAATGGTTTCTTTACCTTCCTGCATTTGGGCTTTATTTATCTTTTCAATCATCTGAGCGGGTTTAATCTGCATTGAGAATGATTCTATACTATGTATCGCTTTTATATGAACGACCCCAATCCCGTCATAGAATTAGAACACTGTCTAGACACACACACACACACACACACACACACACACACACACACACACACACACACACACACGGGGGGGGGGGGGGGGGGGGGGGGGGGGGGGGGGGGGGGGGGGGGGGGGGGGGGGGGGGGGGGGGGGGGGGGGGGGGGGGGGGGGGGGGGGGGGGGGGGGGGGGGGGGGGGGGGGGGGGGGGGGGGGGGGGGGGGGGGGGGGGGGGGGGGGGGGGGGGGGGGGGGGGGGGGGGGGGGGGGGGGGGGGGGGGGGGGGGGGGGGGGGGGGGGGGGGGGGGGGGGGGGGGGGGGGGGGGGGGGGGGGGGGGGGGGGGGGGGGGGGGGGGGGGGGGGGGGGGGGGGGGGGGGGGGGGGGGGGGGGGGGGGGGGGGGGGGGGGGGGGGGGGGGGGGGGGGGGGGGGGGGGGGGGGGGGGGGGGGGGGGGGGGGGGGGGGTGTGTGCTGGCAGCCTCAGCAGGTCAGTTCGTCTCAGGCAGACATCATTGGTCCCCACTAGGCACAGTCAGGCCAGCCGTGCAGCTGCCCCTGCAGCATGGCAATCAGCTGTCCTTCTGTCAATCATGGGCACTGAAGCAACAAATAACAGATAATTGAACAGCACCAGTTGCATTGTTCAGGGCTCAATCAGTGCTCAGTTTCAATGAATAACTGACTCTTCTTATAATCCTCCTAAATCATGATGTGAACCACGTTTCACCTCAACCATTCCCATAGCACAGCAATGGTACTCTACTCTGTTAGCATTCAATGGTCTCTGAGAAAGTCTCAGAAATATCAAGTCACAGCAGAAGTTGCATCCATTTTATGATGTGGCATTATACTAATTATACGAAATGAATTCATTTCACGAAATCCTTCAATATGAGTTCTTAATTCTGTTCATTCATTTGATATCCCGTTTCTCAGAGAAGGCCCAAAGCTGTTCAGAACTCCAACGAAACCTTTCATGAAGCATTTTCTAATGTATGGCAGAACAGTTGAATGAATGAACTAAGCATTTAAAAGTCCAATTTTACTGCTTGTCTCAGATTCAACCTATTAAAACATGGCCGTGTCAGAGTTTCAATGCTGACTTGGTAAATGCCTTTCACACTTGTAACCGGACTGCCTCCATGGTGATGAAACTCCTATTAATCAAAGACTTCCAACATCAACAGTCAATATCCACTTACGTCTTCACAAACTACACAGAAGCATTCTCATTGCCACACCACACCAGATACACACACACCCCCCCCCCCCGGTGGACAGAGTCTCCCTTTTTTTTTTTTTTCCTTAAAATTGCCTTAACAATTTAACAATAGTAATATTTTCAGATGCACCAAAAGGAGAACAAAAAAAAAAAATTAAATCCAGTAATTATAGAATGGTGAAAAACTAAAAAATAAAAGTTTGTAAAGGATTTCACACTATCCTAATAATAGTGGCATACTGTAATAACTATACTCCTGCATGTTCAGCCTGGCCACAGAATCTCAAAACATCAAAAAAAAAAAAAAAAAAAAAAAAAAAAAAAAAAAAAAAAAAAAAAAAAAAAAAAAAAAAAAAAAAAAAAAAAAAAAAAAAAAAAAAAAAAAAAAAAAAAAAAAAAAAAAAAAAAAAAGAACATGGGGCTAATTTAATATATCAAATATGACTTATGTATTTGCTATTTCCAGACTTAAAACAACTTCTTCATTCCTATCCAACACTTCAACTGATTTTAGAAATAGAGTCAATAACTGAGACACGACATTTGCTAACAGCCACGTCAACGTCTTCACTATTTAAGTTAACGCCCCCAGCGGCAAGGCCAAAGGCATCCACTGCCTTTGTTGGCATTTTTGTACACCAAAAGCCAAAGGAAATCATATCGCAAGTAGCAGCAGGATCAAGCAAAACATTGTAGCCAAAGAGCTTCAACATCTTCGACTTGTATGCCGGAGTTTCCGCAGTCAAGGCACTCAAAACCCACTTGCCGATACCCGCACTAACTAAATTATTGAAAGAAAATGGATCTACCTTCGTGCGATCTATCCTTCGATCAACCAAAACCTCTTCACTGAAAATCTTCAGCTCATGGCACTTATCGTAAACGGCCTTATCAACATCAAAGATCCCTTCCAGAACCTTCACAAACCGCTCAAAGGTCTCAGCATGAACCATATCCTTATTCGTACGAGTAGTAATAAAAAACAACCAATCCTCAGTACGATTATCAGCTTGATATCTTAAAAGCTCAAATAAAGCCTCATAATAGTTATTCTGTTTCTCCTTAGGAGGCGACTCCAAAAAACTACCACACAAATCAATATTAATCACATCATACGTAGGGGCTTGCTTAATTACTGTCTGATAAGCAATTGAATTCTTATTTGACAAGCGCTCCAAATAATCTGGATGAACATCTGACGAAGGATCGATATATTGAAGCCCACGCAACTCATCCAGAGAGATAAGCTGATCCATGGTAGCGTCTTTATCCTCAGCAGCAATTGCATTCAAGCCTGTAAACCGAATACGAACTTCTTTATCAGCACAAACCGCATAAAGAGATCTAACATCGAGTAAATCTGGACCAGGCAGGCTTAAGTACTCCAGCGATCGCGACTTATTTTTAAGATCAAGGGCATCGACCAAACTGACAATTACACTATTCCATTGATTATTTCTTATGTACTGCTTACGTGGCTTATGCCACGGTAAAAACTTGGTCTTCAATGAAACTGTGCTATGACCAACATCCAAGCCAAGATCTTCTGCCAGGTCTTCCCCGCTATCCCTGCTTATCATTTCTTAATATCCAATAGAAAGATTTTACCGATGGCACTTATAAGCTTTTCTACTTCAGAAGGACTTAGACTAGATAACAGACCATAAGACTCGAGAATATTGGCAACTGCGATGAGTTTCTCCTCATGCAGCCCCATTCGCGCCTTTTCGGTACTAGTAACCGACTTAACCGTTGAAAGAACAACACTCCGGTCGATATTCAATGTACCAGGAGCATCCAAAAGGGATGGCTGCTCGCCTTTTGAAGATGAAAAAAACCGAACAACCTTGCTCTCTGTAAAACTCTCTACAACCAAATTAATATGATCTTTAATTTCGTTAATTTTTTCCTGATTTTTTACGGCAGCACCATCTTTGCTAAGCGCTTTATTCTTGCTCATAAATTGCCGAAGCGCATTATGCATCCACTTTTTTAAATACTGATAGTGTGGATGTGAAATATTAAATGACTCACGATCAATATTTAGAGCTGAGTCCAGCCCCTTTATTGCAAAAACCTCACCTGTGAGTTGCCGCAATCGTGTTTGCTCTGATATCTGATAATCCATAAATGCTGCATCAAATAGAGTACCATTCGCACCATTTATACGTATTAGAGAACCAATATGCTCCAAAGGAACGACTTTATGGTTCCAAAGCATATAATATTCAAATTCAAGCTCACCGCCCCTGTAGCTTTCTGGAACACTATTCAAAGACGGACTAGCGCCACCCACAAACATGAGTTGGCCTTTAGCCCTATCTGCAGATCCTGCGATAGAAATAGGCCTGCGCAGTTCTATATCATCAATAAACACCGAAAAAGGAAGTTCGCTTTCAATGCGTTTTGCGCAGAAGCCTAACTTTGACTCAAGCGTCTCACCCTCATCAAGCTCCACCTTTACAGGAGAACTTCCTCGTCCACCGTTACTAATCAGATATACATCAATATTATCTGAAGCTCGCACATCGAAGGGATGTTTCTCAATATATTGAACTGGCACCGAAAGACTAATAGACCATATCATTCTCAGATACGAGTCCAAGCACTCTTTAAGCTTTACATTACCGCGCTTAGCATCAACTGTTAGAAAAGAAACTTTAGATACCAGCTTCTTGAATTTCTCTAGTGGACTATCTTTTGGCGACCAAGGAAGCTCAGCGACTGTAATAAGTCGTTCAGGGTCTAGGGGATCCACCTCCCCTATGTGAAAGTCAGGAACCCTAGGTAGGTCGGCCAACTCATCTTCAAGGTCGAAATCTACCTCTTCAGCCTCCTCACCGACTTGACGCTGATATTGAATCGCGTTCCAAACCAGTTTGGATTGTAGGCTTTCCCGAACGAATGGTCGAACCTTTAGCAGAGTAATCTCAGTACCGGAAGATTCAGTATCTTCCGCTGGGACATATGTAATTTCGGCCGTACCTGTAACATACGTATCCTCATTTACTTCTGCGACTATTTCAGATTGAGGGCGAAGTATAATATCGCAAACAAGGCGCTTACTCGCCCCCTTCACTTTTGAGACAATTACAATATGGTGAGTTATCTGCGATACAGAAAACAAACCGATCCCCAACTTACCTATAAGACGCCGACCACTTGGGCTTAA is a window of Pseudomonas sp. DC1.2 DNA encoding:
- a CDS encoding ATP-binding protein, with the protein product MEDIGENGKLSEEEIALRGQLSKTKFYDAPVVATLKTNERVFARITDGIYREPASALRELIANSYDADATEVRVFTDAPRFSKIVVRDNGHGLDENTLAHIICNIGGSLKRSKDGKYHDVTSELDKNLSPSGRRLIGKLGIGLFSVSQITHHIVIVSKVKGASKRLVCDIILRPQSEIVAEVNEDTYVTGTAEITYVPAEDTESSGTEITLLKVRPFVRESLQSKLVWNAIQYQRQVGEEAEEVDFDLEDELADLPRVPDFHIGEVDPLDPERLITVAELPWSPKDSPLEKFKKLVSKVSFLTVDAKRGNVKLKECLDSYLRMIWSISLSVPVQYIEKHPFDVRASDNIDVYLISNGGRGSSPVKVELDEGETLESKLGFCAKRIESELPFSVFIDDIELRRPISIAGSADRAKGQLMFVGGASPSLNSVPESYRGGELEFEYYMLWNHKVVPLEHIGSLIRINGANGTLFDAAFMDYQISEQTRLRQLTGEVFAIKGLDSALNIDRESFNISHPHYQYLKKWMHNALRQFMSKNKALSKDGAAVKNQEKINEIKDHINLVVESFTESKVVRFFSSSKGEQPSLLDAPGTLNIDRSVVLSTVKSVTSTEKARMGLHEEKLIAVANILESYGLLSSLSPSEVEKLISAIGKIFLLDIKK
- a CDS encoding putative Ig domain-containing protein, with translation MTFTILDKSLPVGQVNQPYSFTLAATGGTKPYIWSCLLPEGLSIDSASGAIQGTVKTVIAQTVLVKVKDSGSPPMSSTAYFQLTVTAETLAIKTSNLPAGEVSQVYFTSILAVGGQTPYTFSILSGTLPLGLIFDGSGTISGVPSSGSSTLVFGVTDFLGVQAQKNLTISVASPVVITSKSLITGITGSPYMATLSVSGGQAPFLFSIVSGALPPGITMSPSGVISGVCTSVATAVFVVSVTDAFSASATGSLSLTVESKPIISTTSLPPAVIDTAYFFKITASGGHEPYTWSLPGGGPDFSISQSGEITGTPKQLHAYSMSIKIIDGLGVIATADLILNVKPLGQWTSLYTDKNLTQSTAMSLIDGTFVMVSGLQIGLPRAWSSGDGRVWKNIDCTPLNKVIVALAMTSGAGKVWLSGSGWNDSLGYIYSFDPPSGKWSLVTNSAPFGRTGMSALVWFNNQLWAISSSANLGQSSNQVWSSSDGVTWHQQPSPPWSSRTYVGAAALHGRLWICGGQQGWRSPNVETDDIWSTADGLNWRQEGPPPWAGQKDVCGITLIPTATHFYAITANGDILANQSLFLWTMRPDGTWSDINSDTGFWINNGYPVGFVATDEQVIGASGYQSQVRMYTPN
- a CDS encoding PP_RS20740 family protein, with product MISRDSGEDLAEDLGLDVGHSTVSLKTKFLPWHKPRKQYIRNNQWNSVIVSLVDALDLKNKSRSLEYLSLPGPDLLDVRSLYAVCADKEVRIRFTGLNAIAAEDKDATMDQLISLDELRGLQYIDPSSDVHPDYLERLSNKNSIAYQTVIKQAPTYDVINIDLCGSFLESPPKEKQNNYYEALFELLRYQADNRTEDWLFFITTRTNKDMVHAETFERFVKVLEGIFDVDKAVYDKCHELKIFSEEVLVDRRIDRTKVDPFSFNNLVSAGIGKWVLSALTAETPAYKSKMLKLFGYNVLLDPAATCDMISFGFWCTKMPTKAVDAFGLAAGGVNLNSEDVDVAVSKCRVSVIDSISKIS